The sequence below is a genomic window from Mycobacterium heidelbergense.
GTTACGGCGCAACGACGGTGCCGGCGGCCGCGTTTCGTCATGTCCTGGGCACCGATCCCCGCATATCGGAATATCAGGTCGCGCAGACCGCCGCGGGAGCCGACATCGTGGTCGTGGGGAATCCGGACGTGGAGGTTCTGATGCCCTCGCTGGTGGCCGCGTTGCGGCGGTACGGGCTGTCCGAGCCGGCGATCCGGATCCGGGTGACCGACAGCCTGCAGCGCCACCGGGCCAGCGGCAAGTTGCGGCGGTTCATCCCGTTGCAGCCCCCTTAGCCACCGCCGGAACGTGACCCCGGCGTCAGATGCGATAGATGCGCGCGGCGTTGCCGTGGGCAATCAGGTCGACCACCCGGACGGCGTCGTTCTCGCTCCAGTCACCGTTGGCGACGAATTCGGCCAACACGCGGTGGATCCCCCTGCGCCACAAGGTCGCTCCGAGAAAATGCAATTCCGCGGGACCGAAGCCGTCCGATGAGTAGAGGATCTTATGGAAGGGCGCCGTCTCCAGCAGCCGGGCGATGAACGCCGGTGCCCGGGCCCCGAGATGGTTCACGCTCAACCCGCCGTCGAGATAGACGTTGTTGAACGCCTGCGCCAGATATCCGGCTTCCCGCTCGTAGGGATAACAGTGCAGCAGCACGATCGGCGTGTCCGCGGATTGTCGCAAAAAATCGAGCAGGAGAAGCGGATTGGCCTGGTACAGGTCGCAGTCCCGGTCTCCGAAGCCGACGTGGAATTGCAGCGGCTTGCCGAGCCGAAGTGCCTGGTGCAGCCCGAAACGCAGCAGCACCCGGTCGCGCAGCCGGGTCCCGCCGCCGTCCCGCCACCGGCTGGCGGCCTCGGCAACCTGCGACGCCGGTGGCTCGGTCAGGTCGCCGGCGAACCCGCCGCGGTAGGCCAGGATGGACTTGGTGCCGACCGCGGTGGCCGCGCGTCGCCAGAGGATCTCCTCGAACGCCGAGGCGTAGTCGCCCGACATGCGCGCGGCCTGCTCGGCCACCTGCTCGAGACGGACGACCTCGTGCGTGCGGTTGCCGGACAGGTCAGCCAACGCGGGGACATCCGTTGTCTCGGCGCCGATCCCGGTGTCCACCAGCCAGTCGCTTACCTTGGCGGCCGGCAGGAACAGGCGGGCCAGTTCGGCTTCGCCGAGTTGGCTGCGACGTTCCCAATACCGTTGCGGGTCGACGTGTTTGGGCAATCCCAGGAGGGGGCTGCAATGGGTTCGCAGGGCGAAGCCGAGTTGCGAATCGAACCCGGAGTCGAAGTCGGCGAGCGGTTCGGTATTGCCCTCGTTCAACGCGTTCTCGAAACGGCGCTTGTCCCCCGCCGCCACCCAACATCCGTGCACATGCTGGTCGATCAATGCCACGTCGTCGATGTGCCGCGCCAAGGCGGAGGAGTCGGTCACAGGCTCCAGGCCATCCGGAACTTGTCCGCCAGCTCCTCGGGCGCGAGGTCGCCGTAGCGCTCGTGCTCCAGGCGACGGACCGCGACCACCATGTCGACGACGGGATCGCCGAGGATGCTCCGCAGGAGCGCAGAACCATCCAGTGCGGCAATGGCTTTCGCTTGATCGTCGGGCAGGCGCAGAATGCCGGCGCTGTCGCGGTCCGAATCGGTCAGTTTGGCTGGGTCCAGCGTCGTCTCGGGCGGTAGTGCCGCTTCGCGTTGGATCCCGTCCAGGGCCAGCCCGAGGATGGCCGCGGACGCCAGATACGGGTTCGCCGACGGGTCAACGACTTTCACTTCGGCGTTGCCGCCGTGCGGACTACCGGGGCCGCCCTTGACGAATCGCACCGCCGCCTCCCGGTTCTCGGTGCCCCAGCAGGCATACACCCCGGCCCAGTTACCCGGCCGCAGCCGCAAGCCGGACACGATCGACCCACACAGGACGCCCTGGGCCTCGGGCAGCCCGCCGATCACCCCCGCCACCGCGCTCTCCCCCGCCGGCGTCATGCCCGCCGCGCCGGTTCCGCCGGAAAACAGCGGCCCTTCGGGCGTGGTGAGCGAGAAGTGTTGGTGGGCACCGGATCCGACGCCGCCGGCGAACGGCGCCGGGGACAGGCTGACGCGCAGCCCGTGGCGGCGGGCCGCGCGGCCGATGATGATTCGGGTCAGCACCAATTGGTCGGCGGCGGCCACCGGGGATAGCGGGGCCAGCGAAATCTCGAACTGGTTGGCCCCATATTCGGGGTGAAACTGCTCGATCGCGACGCCGGCCGTCGCGGCCGCGGTGTTGACATCGCGGACGAACGCCTCGTGCTCGAGCACGCCGGCGAGGCCGTACTGCGCCCAGAGCGCCGTCGGCAACCGGCCGCCCTCCGGACCGACGAGAAGAAACTCGACTTCGTGACCGATCGCCGCCTCGATGCCGGCCTTATCGAGCGCGGCCTCGACCCGGCTCAGCGTTCCGCGGGCGCACGCGGGAACCGGTGTGCCGTCCTGTTCGAAGAACGTCGCGGGCGCCCATGCCACACCGTCGCCGATCATGCGCAACGCCGACAGGTCGATGCGCAGGCGCTGATCACCCACCACGCCGACGTCGTCGGTAAACGCGATGCCGCTCTGGTCAATCGCGAACGCATGCCACGACGGGCTGGCGCCCAGGCCGGGATCGGCGAACGTGTTGGTCCGCCGGATCGGCACCGTCTTGGCCTGCGTGAGCCCGGCGGGGTTGACGACGGTGCCGATGACGGTGTCGACGCCCTCGGCCTCTAGTTGGGCTATCGCGGCGGCCGCGAGCGGAGTGGCTGTCATGGCAGCCATTCTGCTGCGGCGCCGGGCCGCCGAACAACGCGGCGGGTGGCGGCTATGCGCGGCTGGGCAGGGTCAGCTTGCAGGCCTGGCCGATGTCGAGGGTGCGCAGCATCCGCCCCATGCCGACCCACAGGGCGCACGACATGGCGAGGTCGGCGAGCAGCTCCTCGGAGAAATGCTCGTTGCACCGGCTCCAGAAGTCTTCGTCGTCGCGCAGCTTGGTGTGCTCGGTGCCGAAGCGGTGCGCGAACTCGGCCGCCAGCCGCTCCTGTTCGCTGTACCCGGGCCAGGTGCGCCACTCGAGCGCGTGCTCATAGAGCTCCTCGTCCACGCCCGCCGCGGGCCCGTCGGCGTCGCGGGTGTTCACGCACACGATGCATTCGTTGTCATGGGCGATCACCGCCCGCGCCAGTTCCCGGGTGCGCATGGGCAGCCGGTTCTTGGTGTAGACCGCCTGGCTGAAGTTGGCGATCGCGCCGCCGAGGTCAGGGGACTTCGTGGCCCAGCTGTAGATGTCGTCGTCAGCGAATGTTCCGATTCGGCTCATGGCGTGATGGTACGCCCGGCCCGCGGACCCGCCGCCGCGATGGCCGCGGTCGGCGGCTCGTCGTACCAATCGCGTTGGGCCAGAACCCGATGCGCGACGCGTTCGAGCGCGGCCTGCACCTGGCGACGGTCGGGTCGGCCTTCGAAGCCGGGCGACCGGGCCAGCTTGTCGACCAGCCAGGCCAACAGCAGCGAGTGCACGTAGGCG
It includes:
- a CDS encoding amidohydrolase family protein, encoding MTDSSALARHIDDVALIDQHVHGCWVAAGDKRRFENALNEGNTEPLADFDSGFDSQLGFALRTHCSPLLGLPKHVDPQRYWERRSQLGEAELARLFLPAAKVSDWLVDTGIGAETTDVPALADLSGNRTHEVVRLEQVAEQAARMSGDYASAFEEILWRRAATAVGTKSILAYRGGFAGDLTEPPASQVAEAASRWRDGGGTRLRDRVLLRFGLHQALRLGKPLQFHVGFGDRDCDLYQANPLLLLDFLRQSADTPIVLLHCYPYEREAGYLAQAFNNVYLDGGLSVNHLGARAPAFIARLLETAPFHKILYSSDGFGPAELHFLGATLWRRGIHRVLAEFVANGDWSENDAVRVVDLIAHGNAARIYRI
- a CDS encoding type I glutamate--ammonia ligase, which translates into the protein MTATPLAAAAIAQLEAEGVDTVIGTVVNPAGLTQAKTVPIRRTNTFADPGLGASPSWHAFAIDQSGIAFTDDVGVVGDQRLRIDLSALRMIGDGVAWAPATFFEQDGTPVPACARGTLSRVEAALDKAGIEAAIGHEVEFLLVGPEGGRLPTALWAQYGLAGVLEHEAFVRDVNTAAATAGVAIEQFHPEYGANQFEISLAPLSPVAAADQLVLTRIIIGRAARRHGLRVSLSPAPFAGGVGSGAHQHFSLTTPEGPLFSGGTGAAGMTPAGESAVAGVIGGLPEAQGVLCGSIVSGLRLRPGNWAGVYACWGTENREAAVRFVKGGPGSPHGGNAEVKVVDPSANPYLASAAILGLALDGIQREAALPPETTLDPAKLTDSDRDSAGILRLPDDQAKAIAALDGSALLRSILGDPVVDMVVAVRRLEHERYGDLAPEELADKFRMAWSL
- a CDS encoding carboxymuconolactone decarboxylase family protein; amino-acid sequence: MSRIGTFADDDIYSWATKSPDLGGAIANFSQAVYTKNRLPMRTRELARAVIAHDNECIVCVNTRDADGPAAGVDEELYEHALEWRTWPGYSEQERLAAEFAHRFGTEHTKLRDDEDFWSRCNEHFSEELLADLAMSCALWVGMGRMLRTLDIGQACKLTLPSRA